In Flexibacter flexilis DSM 6793, a genomic segment contains:
- a CDS encoding GtrA family protein, producing the protein MNLKSPIIQQILRFAVVGGFSTAVNYSTFYALLQLLDINYLAASATGFLVGVVVGYFFNKKWTFNAETASKNDWWKYATVYLCSLICGLVFLYIVVDKIGVYKPLGNLLSIILTTIINFIGTRFWVFNNAQHNTLSQRLKFLVYDQRGFFRYTVLMSPIFLIGFLIKLVLASTLASNYLVDLFAPFVNYYVSSGFQNPYDYFVAQGSTNAFPYPPLMLYILSIPRVLLSPFWSGNYNEVGHLAILAYRLPLLAADTVILYILSQWLKRSHVQLLWWYWLNPVLIYISYVHGQLDSLPIALLFISLYTLFRERVIISAIFLGLSIATKFNMVLVVPFYCLYLYRQNDNIIKTSYYAAIIAATVIVLNLPFAFSAGFWKMVYANTEQAKIFDVSYPFGPNLVLYAVPAALLIVLVRSLTMKTFSRDVFIMFLAFAFGVILFFVPPMQGWHYWSIPFFIYYYLKEDEAPKIVFGLFIASYLLYFFVQPQSDYVQVFQLINNHSSNSSNFYGFMDKTGLPAPKILYMSFTVLQTLLAVNVLWIYQKGLKRNMEYKLRTMPFLLGIGGDSGSGKSSLTQAIGEVLDLKNVTIVRGDDMHKWERGHDKWQEYTHLNPQANHLQSDVYDLGQLVQGNKVQRRHYDHNKGTFTLPLFIKPAKLVIFEGLHTFYLKESRDRYDLKIFVQPEEALRVHWKVRRDMKKRGYSREKVLTQLKQREEDSKKFIQTQAIYADIIVSFSSRVPLPEPGIEGVEPDLELNFICNNHINLDNVINEIGELESLEVRVHYDEHNRQHISFYGQADRNALMAILYEHIPDFEEVNWRLPQIRDGYSGIMQVLITYAIFQKR; encoded by the coding sequence ATGAACCTCAAAAGTCCTATTATCCAACAAATATTGCGGTTTGCAGTAGTCGGTGGCTTTAGTACAGCCGTCAATTACAGTACGTTTTATGCACTGCTCCAATTGCTGGATATAAATTATTTGGCGGCTTCGGCTACTGGCTTTTTGGTTGGGGTTGTTGTGGGATATTTTTTTAATAAAAAATGGACATTCAATGCCGAAACAGCGTCCAAAAATGATTGGTGGAAATACGCCACCGTCTATTTGTGTTCGCTGATTTGTGGGCTTGTGTTCTTGTACATCGTCGTGGACAAAATCGGAGTGTATAAACCCTTGGGCAATTTACTTTCCATTATTCTCACTACGATTATAAACTTTATCGGAACGCGATTCTGGGTATTTAATAATGCCCAACACAACACTTTATCCCAACGTCTTAAATTTTTGGTTTACGACCAACGTGGTTTTTTTCGCTATACCGTCCTGATGTCTCCTATTTTTCTGATAGGGTTTCTCATCAAATTGGTATTGGCTTCTACGCTGGCTTCCAATTACTTGGTAGATTTGTTTGCCCCATTTGTAAACTATTATGTATCAAGTGGTTTCCAAAATCCTTACGACTATTTTGTAGCACAAGGCAGCACCAATGCGTTTCCGTATCCGCCGCTAATGCTTTATATTTTGAGCATACCGCGTGTATTGTTGTCACCTTTTTGGTCGGGGAACTACAACGAAGTGGGGCATTTGGCTATTTTGGCGTATCGTTTGCCGCTATTGGCCGCCGACACCGTCATTTTATACATTTTAAGCCAATGGCTCAAACGTTCACACGTACAATTGCTTTGGTGGTATTGGCTCAATCCCGTACTCATTTACATTAGTTATGTGCACGGGCAATTGGACTCTTTGCCGATTGCGCTACTTTTCATCTCGTTGTACACGCTTTTTAGAGAACGCGTAATCATTTCGGCTATCTTTTTGGGGCTTTCCATTGCCACCAAATTTAATATGGTGCTGGTTGTGCCTTTTTACTGCTTGTATCTTTATCGGCAAAATGATAACATCATCAAAACAAGCTATTATGCCGCTATTATAGCCGCTACGGTTATTGTGCTTAATCTGCCTTTTGCTTTCAGCGCAGGCTTCTGGAAAATGGTTTATGCCAACACCGAACAAGCCAAAATATTTGATGTATCTTATCCTTTTGGGCCCAACTTGGTGCTTTATGCTGTGCCTGCGGCATTGTTGATAGTATTGGTGCGTAGCCTTACCATGAAGACATTTAGCCGCGACGTTTTTATTATGTTCTTGGCTTTTGCCTTCGGGGTAATATTATTTTTTGTGCCACCGATGCAAGGCTGGCATTATTGGTCTATTCCTTTCTTCATTTATTATTATCTGAAAGAAGACGAAGCTCCCAAAATTGTTTTTGGACTATTTATCGCCTCCTATCTGCTGTATTTCTTTGTGCAACCACAGTCGGATTATGTACAAGTATTTCAGTTAATCAATAACCATAGCAGCAACAGCAGTAATTTTTATGGATTTATGGACAAAACAGGTTTGCCTGCACCCAAAATCCTGTATATGTCTTTCACAGTGCTACAAACATTACTGGCTGTCAATGTGTTATGGATTTATCAGAAAGGACTAAAACGTAACATGGAATACAAATTGCGCACAATGCCATTTTTGTTGGGCATTGGTGGCGACTCTGGGTCGGGCAAAAGCAGCCTGACACAAGCCATTGGCGAGGTGCTTGACCTGAAAAATGTAACCATTGTACGCGGCGACGATATGCACAAATGGGAACGTGGCCACGACAAATGGCAAGAATATACGCATCTTAACCCGCAGGCCAATCATTTGCAGTCGGACGTATATGATTTGGGGCAGCTCGTACAAGGCAACAAAGTACAACGCCGACACTACGACCACAACAAAGGGACGTTTACCTTGCCGCTATTTATCAAACCGGCCAAACTTGTCATTTTTGAAGGATTGCATACTTTTTATCTGAAAGAATCGAGAGACCGCTACGACCTGAAAATATTCGTGCAGCCCGAAGAGGCCTTGCGCGTACATTGGAAAGTGCGCCGCGACATGAAAAAACGCGGTTATTCGCGCGAAAAAGTATTGACTCAACTCAAACAACGCGAAGAAGACAGCAAGAAATTTATCCAAACCCAAGCCATTTATGCCGATATTATTGTGAGTTTCAGCAGTCGCGTGCCGTTGCCAGAACCTGGTATAGAAGGTGTAGAACCAGATTTGGAGTTGAATTTCATTTGCAATAATCACATAAATCTGGACAATGTGATTAATGAAATTGGGGAGTTGGAAAGCCTTGAAGTTCGGGTACATTACGACGAACACAACCGCCAACATATCAGTTTTTATGGCCAAGCAGACCGCAATGCACTAATGGCCATACTCTACGAGCATATACCTGACTTCGAGGAAGTAAATTGGCGACTGCCACAGATTCGCGATGGTTATTCGGGCATTATGCAAGTGCTAATCACTTACGCCATTTTCCAGAAACGGTAA
- a CDS encoding HAD family hydrolase → MRHHHLAAFLSINPQEFAGILLDLDDTLYSYQPAHEAGQAAMLAFLAKQTGASEIEVSQQLSASRQLVHHRLHGQAASHSRLLYAQGAIEKLTGKSNPALVLEAEEIYWATFLDTAIVFEEAIVFLEKCKQSGVPVCLITDLTAQIQLRKLTHWNLAPYISFVVSSEEAGVEKPHPHIFELALAKLKILPQQALMIGDSEKKDIAGAKVLGISTQQI, encoded by the coding sequence ATGCGTCATCATCATTTGGCTGCCTTTTTAAGTATTAACCCCCAAGAATTTGCGGGAATTTTGTTAGACCTCGACGATACGCTTTACAGCTACCAACCCGCGCACGAAGCGGGACAAGCCGCCATGTTAGCGTTTTTGGCCAAGCAAACAGGCGCGTCCGAAATTGAGGTTTCGCAACAGTTATCGGCTTCGCGGCAACTGGTACACCATCGGTTACACGGACAAGCCGCCTCACATTCACGACTGCTGTATGCACAAGGAGCAATCGAAAAACTGACAGGCAAAAGCAATCCCGCATTAGTGCTGGAGGCCGAAGAAATTTACTGGGCTACGTTTTTAGATACGGCTATCGTATTTGAAGAAGCGATTGTTTTTCTTGAAAAATGCAAACAAAGTGGCGTGCCCGTTTGCTTAATAACCGACCTGACGGCACAAATCCAATTGCGTAAACTGACACATTGGAATCTTGCGCCTTATATTTCCTTTGTTGTGAGCTCAGAGGAGGCAGGTGTAGAAAAACCACACCCACATATATTTGAATTAGCATTGGCCAAACTAAAGATTTTGCCGCAACAGGCCTTAATGATTGGCGACTCCGAGAAAAAAGACATCGCTGGCGCGAAAGTATTGGGTATTTCAACACAACAAATTTAA
- a CDS encoding glycosyltransferase family 2 protein, whose translation MIALIPMAGEGSRYKQEGYTTPKPLIEVMGVPMVVRAAQSLPKADHYIFVCRDFHITEYQIDKELKKWFPNSTVIAIDYLTEGQASTCLLAKEYINNDEPLVIGASDNGMIWEETAFAKTFEASDAQVWTFRHNVTVVPKPEQYGWVAVDNEQNATKVSVKIPISDNPLQDHAVIGAFSFKKGSDFVKAAESMIAKNRRIKGEFYVDELMNELIESGQKVKAFEADKYICWGTPDDLRTFQYWEGFFAKLKK comes from the coding sequence ATGATAGCATTAATCCCAATGGCGGGCGAAGGTTCGCGCTACAAACAAGAAGGATATACCACACCAAAGCCACTTATTGAGGTGATGGGCGTGCCAATGGTGGTGCGTGCCGCGCAGAGTTTGCCCAAAGCAGACCATTATATTTTTGTTTGCAGAGACTTTCATATAACTGAATATCAGATAGATAAAGAATTAAAAAAGTGGTTTCCAAACTCCACCGTTATTGCGATAGATTACCTAACCGAAGGACAAGCCTCTACTTGTTTGTTGGCCAAAGAATACATCAACAACGACGAACCGTTGGTAATTGGCGCAAGCGATAACGGCATGATTTGGGAAGAAACGGCCTTTGCCAAAACCTTTGAAGCCTCCGACGCACAAGTTTGGACATTTCGGCATAACGTAACGGTTGTTCCCAAACCCGAACAATACGGCTGGGTAGCTGTGGATAATGAACAGAACGCTACCAAAGTGAGTGTAAAAATTCCGATTAGCGATAATCCACTCCAAGACCACGCTGTAATTGGGGCTTTTTCATTCAAAAAAGGCAGCGATTTTGTGAAAGCAGCCGAAAGCATGATAGCCAAAAATCGCCGCATCAAAGGGGAGTTTTATGTAGATGAACTCATGAACGAGCTCATCGAAAGCGGACAAAAAGTAAAGGCTTTTGAGGCGGACAAATACATTTGTTGGGGCACACCCGACGACTTGCGCACATTCCAATACTGGGAAGGATTTTTTGCTAAACTAAAAAAGTAA
- a CDS encoding glycosyltransferase family 2 protein, with protein sequence MQIIIPLSGEGSRFVRAGYKDIKPLIPVHGKPIIEWVCNLFPNEDNFLFVVREEHVNTTPVVETLQRLKPTAQIRTVKGEKSGPAGSIVKVLDAIDDNEPCIVSYCDYFQDWDYEDFKKTVLADGCEGAIPCYTGFHPHLLPAINLYASCKTDENGYLTEIREKFAWNADKKLDKHSSGMYYFKSGALLKKYYQQQIAEDVNLNGEYYASLTYNLLVRDGLKVLVYDKIPHFCQWGTPQDLEEYNYWSEIFESLALKPQGH encoded by the coding sequence ATGCAAATAATAATTCCTCTTTCGGGCGAAGGCTCACGATTTGTAAGAGCTGGTTATAAGGACATTAAACCACTAATACCCGTACACGGGAAGCCTATTATCGAATGGGTTTGTAATCTGTTTCCCAACGAAGATAATTTTCTGTTTGTGGTGCGCGAAGAGCACGTAAATACAACGCCCGTGGTGGAAACACTCCAACGCCTCAAACCAACAGCCCAAATCAGGACGGTAAAAGGCGAGAAATCGGGGCCTGCGGGTTCTATCGTCAAAGTATTAGATGCTATCGACGACAACGAGCCGTGCATCGTGAGCTACTGCGATTATTTCCAAGATTGGGATTATGAAGATTTCAAAAAAACGGTGCTGGCCGATGGCTGCGAAGGTGCAATTCCTTGTTACACAGGATTTCATCCGCATTTGTTGCCTGCCATCAACCTATACGCGAGTTGCAAAACGGACGAAAACGGCTATCTGACCGAAATCCGTGAAAAGTTTGCGTGGAATGCCGATAAGAAATTGGACAAGCACTCTTCGGGAATGTATTATTTTAAAAGTGGAGCTTTACTCAAAAAATATTATCAGCAGCAAATCGCCGAAGATGTAAACCTAAACGGTGAATATTATGCGAGCTTAACCTATAATTTGTTGGTGAGAGATGGGCTTAAAGTATTGGTTTACGATAAAATTCCGCATTTCTGCCAATGGGGAACGCCGCAAGATTTGGAAGAATACAACTATTGGAGCGAAATATTTGAAAGCCTTGCCCTCAAACCTCAAGGCCACTAA
- a CDS encoding class II aldolase/adducin family protein: MSTNTFQSFLAASRLLGSKSDLVQGGGGNTSFKINEELMAIKASGFLLSEMTESQAYTMVNYKPVIQLFNDSINENPTKEQEDITSKFVGECVDKSGNYPVLRPSMETGFHAVLEKVVYHTHSVYSNLVNCAQDCESLLSQIFENTAIRPIYIPYANPGFGLSQSILKAKNDFIEKNGCVPSVFFLQNHGLVTTGDEVASTLALDEQVNDILKKYFDINLPYPRPAVTHKENKLFESQNAELAQWLSALHVSDAAFFEQVLFPDQVVFFSGNIAIRSAPNPDKKINIHSENFGVTYLVETLKEAITLEETLLAYLFLRSHISAPNFIGQTQANYINNMESEAYRRALLKK, translated from the coding sequence ATGAGTACAAACACATTCCAATCATTTTTGGCGGCATCGCGTTTGTTGGGCAGCAAATCGGATTTGGTGCAAGGCGGCGGCGGCAATACAAGTTTCAAAATCAATGAAGAACTAATGGCCATCAAAGCCTCTGGTTTTTTGCTGTCCGAGATGACAGAATCGCAGGCTTATACAATGGTCAATTATAAGCCTGTAATTCAATTGTTTAATGATTCTATTAACGAGAATCCGACCAAAGAGCAAGAAGATATTACTTCCAAATTTGTGGGCGAATGTGTGGACAAATCAGGCAATTATCCCGTGCTAAGGCCAAGTATGGAAACTGGATTTCATGCCGTTTTGGAAAAAGTAGTGTATCACACGCACAGTGTTTATAGTAATTTGGTGAATTGCGCCCAAGATTGCGAGTCGCTTTTGTCCCAAATATTCGAAAATACAGCCATTCGGCCTATTTACATTCCGTATGCAAACCCAGGTTTTGGTTTGAGTCAATCTATCCTGAAAGCAAAAAATGATTTTATTGAAAAAAATGGCTGTGTGCCATCTGTTTTTTTCTTGCAAAATCATGGTTTGGTTACTACGGGTGACGAAGTAGCAAGTACTTTGGCGTTAGATGAGCAAGTAAACGATATATTGAAAAAATATTTTGACATCAATCTGCCCTACCCTCGCCCAGCCGTAACCCACAAGGAAAACAAACTTTTTGAAAGCCAAAACGCGGAGTTGGCTCAGTGGCTCAGTGCTTTGCACGTCAGCGACGCAGCCTTTTTTGAACAAGTGCTTTTCCCCGACCAAGTCGTATTTTTTTCTGGGAATATCGCCATCAGGTCTGCACCAAATCCAGACAAAAAAATAAATATTCATAGCGAAAACTTCGGTGTTACTTATCTGGTGGAAACGCTCAAAGAAGCCATTACTTTAGAAGAAACGCTATTGGCGTATTTGTTTTTGAGAAGCCATATCAGTGCTCCTAATTTTATTGGCCAAACCCAAGCCAACTACATCAACAACATGGAAAGTGAAGCCTATCGCAGAGCTTTACTCAAAAAATAA
- a CDS encoding DUF6495 family protein, producing the protein MKYRILSNEELRHLEKEFVHFLAVSGIDPPLWINIKENDTPRMLVLIEQFSEMVLEGALQRVQHIELRRPKSVQVIQCLPDKMVLAGLSIAPDSVINLTETSDLQDLIAEKTTTKANYFMSEKPYTQSREEDIFLMLETGFLITDAKLFEAFQRINQIK; encoded by the coding sequence ATGAAATATCGTATCCTAAGTAACGAGGAGTTACGGCATTTGGAGAAAGAATTTGTCCATTTTTTGGCTGTAAGTGGCATAGATCCGCCACTGTGGATAAATATTAAAGAAAATGATACGCCTCGAATGTTGGTGCTAATAGAGCAGTTCAGCGAGATGGTTTTGGAGGGGGCTTTGCAGCGCGTGCAGCATATCGAACTGCGTCGTCCAAAGTCTGTACAAGTGATTCAGTGCCTGCCCGACAAGATGGTTTTGGCAGGTTTGAGCATTGCGCCAGATTCTGTAATAAATCTCACAGAAACATCTGATTTACAGGATTTAATAGCAGAAAAGACGACTACTAAAGCTAATTATTTTATGTCCGAAAAGCCTTATACACAAAGTCGGGAAGAAGATATTTTCTTGATGCTAGAAACGGGCTTTTTGATTACCGATGCCAAACTTTTTGAGGCTTTCCAACGAATTAACCAAATAAAATAA
- a CDS encoding ROK family protein codes for MKPIMNTEQYLGIDIGGNHVKMGFVDRAGVIHDFQSYPTAEWRATGDFVGRLIDTIQFRLISHKETTRVGIGLPGMLSKDRSTPLIIPAIPELDNVPLLQRLTEALPQCEFILENDANAAALGELLFAHNGTLPDTFAFVTMGTGIGSAAVIERKIFTGGDGNGLELGHIPSRGSWLEHNVGKQGIIRLATEKLPSYPKETLIPRDQPVSATKLVVSAENKDEFSQQVFFEVGEILGEGLVSLIRIMDITDIVIGGGLSASFEFVKPGIEKVIHEYLPPYYTNKLSLTRATLGNDAGLLGAASLCFEK; via the coding sequence ATGAAACCAATAATGAACACAGAACAATACTTAGGCATTGATATAGGAGGAAATCATGTTAAAATGGGATTTGTGGACAGAGCTGGAGTAATCCACGATTTCCAAAGCTATCCGACCGCAGAATGGCGTGCCACAGGCGATTTTGTTGGCCGTCTGATAGATACCATACAATTCAGACTTATTTCCCACAAAGAAACTACCCGTGTGGGAATCGGGCTGCCAGGCATGCTTTCCAAAGACCGTTCTACGCCACTGATTATTCCCGCCATCCCCGAACTTGACAATGTACCATTACTCCAACGCCTCACAGAAGCACTACCACAATGTGAATTTATTTTGGAGAATGATGCCAATGCTGCCGCTTTAGGCGAATTGCTTTTTGCGCATAATGGCACTTTGCCAGATACGTTTGCTTTTGTTACGATGGGCACGGGTATCGGTAGCGCAGCGGTTATCGAACGCAAAATCTTTACGGGTGGTGACGGCAACGGCCTTGAACTGGGGCATATTCCTTCGCGTGGCTCTTGGCTGGAACACAACGTAGGCAAACAAGGCATTATTCGCCTTGCCACCGAAAAGCTGCCGAGCTATCCGAAAGAAACGCTTATCCCGCGCGACCAACCTGTTTCGGCGACAAAACTGGTGGTTTCTGCCGAAAATAAAGATGAGTTTTCGCAGCAAGTTTTCTTTGAAGTGGGAGAAATTTTGGGCGAAGGATTGGTTTCGCTTATTCGCATCATGGACATTACAGACATCGTAATTGGCGGTGGTTTGTCGGCAAGTTTTGAGTTTGTAAAGCCAGGTATTGAAAAAGTGATTCATGAATACTTACCTCCATATTACACCAACAAACTTTCTTTGACGCGTGCCACACTCGGAAACGATGCAGGTTTGCTGGGAGCGGCATCGCTTTGTTTTGAAAAATAG